GGTGCGGTTTTCGACAATTTCTACCGGCACCGGCAAGGAACCACCGCGCAATTGTACCGCTAACTCATTGGCTGTTTCGACTGTAAAACGTCCTTCAATAATTGCTTGTCCGCCGCTGATGCCGGTAGTGGCAAATTGTGCGGGAACTGTTGGAGAACTAATGAGGTTCTCATCCAAAAAAATGCCGATTCTTCTGCCGGTACCGGCCAAGTTTTTTGTAATTTGGGCAAATTTTTCGCCGCCTTCGGTATCAAACCGTAAACCCACATTCCAAGTTTGGCCGGTTTGATCCGGTTGGGCGTAGGCTTCTTTGAGGTTATTTCCTTTTAATCCTACTGATTTGTAAAGTTGTTCGGAAAGGGTGTTTATTTGGTCGGCTTTTTGTCTAATAGCTGCTTCGTTTTGAGCAGTTGCTTCGGCTTCGTTTTTCTTTTCCAGTTCTACTTGTTTTGCCAATAATTCCTGTAATTCTTGTTGCCTAACATTTAATTGGGCTGTAACTTCAGGATTGGATATTTCTTCTCTGAAATCAAGCTGTGCTGTGCCACCAAGCACCCGTTCTGCTTGTTTGGGGTCGTTGACTCCGGGCAATTGTACTAATATTTGATCTTTTCCGACGGTTTGCACCACCGGCTCAGCCACACCCAAAGCATCAATGCGGTTTCTGACAACGCTTTCTACCGCTTCTAACATTTCTGGGGTAATTTGTTTGATTTCGTTTGTGGTTTTGATTTGAATGGTGAGTTGGGCTCCTCCTTGCAAGTCTAGTCCTAGGCGAATTGGAATTGTTACCAGTATGGTTATTGCTGCTAGTAGTAATACTGCTATTAATACTAGGGTTGGTGTTTGTTTTTGCATAGTTTTTTGTTTGTATTTGAGGTGGGGTTTTATAGGGGCATTGGATTTTGTAAGGTTTGATGGGGTATTTTTTAAACCGCAGATGAACGCAGAGGAACGCAGATGGGATGTCTGCTTGTTTCTGGGTTGATGTGGGTTTTTTAAGCTGGGGTTGGGATTAGATTTTAGATTGGGGGAATTTCCGCTGATCTAAAATCTAATTTTTTTTAGACGCGCATTGCTACCATTTTTTGCACGGCTTCGACTATTTGCTCTGGCTGTACTATGGTTAGGCGTTCTAGGTTGCCGTTGTATGGGGTGGGGATATCTTGGGATGATAACCGCAATACGGGGGCGTCTAGTTCGTCAAAAAATCGCTCGTTTATTGAGGCGGTTAATTCTGCTGCTATGCCGCCGGTTTTCATACATTCTTCAACGATGATGACGCGGTGGGTTTTGCGAATTGAGGCGCCGATTGTTTCCATATCGAGCGGTTTGAGGGAAATTAAGTCGATGACTTCTGGATCAAAGCCTTCTTTTTCTAAGGGTTTTACTGCTTGGACAACGTGATGGCGCATCCGCGAGTAGGTGAGAATTGTTACGTCTTTTCCTTTGCGAACAATTTCGGCTTTGTCTAGGGGTACTAAATATTCGTGATCGGGGAGGTTTTCTTTGAGGTTGTAGAGTAAAACGTGCTCAAAAAATAACACGGGGTTGTCGTTGCGGATGGCAGCTTTTAATAACCCTTTGGCGTTGTATGGTGTTGAGCAGGCGACGATTTTTAAGCCGGGGACGGCTTGGAAGTAGGCTTCTAGTCTTTGGGAGTGTTCGGCTCCGAGTTGCCGGCCTACGCCTCCTGGCCCTCGTATCACCATTGGGATTTTGTAGTTTCCGCCGGAGGTGTAGCGCAGCATCCCGGCGTTGTTGGCTATTTGGTTGAAGGCAAGTAGTAAAAATCCCATGTTCATGCCTTCGATGATTGGCCGTAAGCCGGTCATTGCTGCTCCTACTGCCATGCCGGTGAAGCTGTTCTCTGCAATGGGGGTGTCTAGGACTCGCAGATCCCCATATTTTTTGTAAAGGTCTTTTGTTACTTTATAGGAACCACCATAGTGTCCGACGTCTTCTCCGAGTACGAACACGGAGGGGTCGCGGGCCATTTCTTCGTCTATGGCTTCCCGCAGGGCGTTGAAAAATAGGGTTTCTGCCATCTTACTCTGGAGTTTAACGGATCAAACCCCTATTTTAGCCTGTGATGGTTTATAATTCTCAGGCTGTTCTGTCTTGCTTTTTCTTTTTGCAGCCTTTCTAACTCAGCTATTAAATTGGAGATAGTTCTTCCTTATCAATTTTATCATACCCCATCCCAATAGCGTTTGTCAAGAAGATTTCTTCTTTTTTTGCGGTTTTTTTTGAGCAAAATTAAGTAACTACAAGATGCGTTGTTTTTGCCGGTTGACTCTAACGCGGAGTGGGCTGAGAAATTCAATAATTTTTAATTAGCTAAGGTTCCAAATTTTAATCGTACCATCGCCGCAACCACTGGCTAATTTTTTTCCGTTAGGGCTAAAGGCAATGGTATTGACTGAGTTTAAATGCTGGGTGTAACCGCTAAGGGTAGAGATTTTTTGGCCGGTTTTTAGTTGCCAAATAACTATGGTACCATCGCCGCTACTGCTGGCAAGAAAGTTGCCATCTGGACTAAATATAACATCATAAATAGCATCAGCATGACCAATTAATGAAGAGTAAGTGCCGGTTTTCAAATGCCAGAGTTTAATGGTTTTATCACCACTACCAGAAGCGATAATTTGGCTGTCGGGACTAATAGCAATTCCATAAACTGCGTCGGTATGATCGTTAAAAATGTAGCGTGGTTGCGCGGGGGCTTTTATGTCCCACACTTTAACGGTATTATCGCGGTGGCCGGTGGCGATAATTTTACCGCAGGCACTTATTGAGAGGGCGTTTACCGTATCTTCTGATTCACCTAAAGTATGCAGCAGTGAAGCGCTGGCTAGATGCCAAATATTAATATTCCCTGCTTTTTGATGAATGCTGTTAGAAGATTGTGCGCTGGGGGATGCAAAAAGGGTATCGGAAAAAGAAGGATCGCTACCACAAATTAAAGTTTTTCCTTGGGGGGTAAAGGCGAGGGAAGTGATGCGACCTTTCCCGCGCAAGGTTAATAAATGTTGGCCGGTTTCTATTCCCCAAAGGTCAACGCTTCCATCGGGTGCCCCTACTGCTAAAGTTTTTCCTTCGGGACTGATAGCAACGGCATTGACTCCTAAAGGATAACCAAAGACGCTCCGTAATCTTTGGCCGGTTTCTATATCCCATAGTTTTACGCTGCTGTCACAGCTACCGCAGGCTAACAAGCGGCCATCTGGGCTAAATGTTAAGTCTGCTACGGGCCCAGAACGTTCTGAGATGGTGCTTGTCAGTTGGGCTTTTTGCCATTCCATGAGCGAAAATTGGAGGATATTAAGGGTTTTATTTTTGCATTTTTTTTATTGTAACACTTGTTAGACGTTAAGTTTAGAGTTTTTTGAAATTCAGAGGATGGCCGGTGGTTTTTTGGAATTAATCTTTTAGAACCGGATATCTCTCCTACCCTTTTTTGAAGAGAGGAGAGAAGGGTTTTTTGCCGTTACTCGTTACTTATTTTTAGTCTATTTTGTGGCGTTTTTGGTGCCAGCGCCATGCGTCCGTGAGTATTTGTTTGATGTCTGCATATTGGGGAGTCCAGCCTAAAATTTCTTTGGCTTTGGCGCTGCTTCCTACTAATAGTGGGGGGTCGCCTGGGCGCCGGTCGCATTCTATGGCTTTTATGTTTTTGCCGGTAACTATTTTTGCTGTTTCTATTACTTCTTTTACGGAAAAGCCATTGCCGTTGCCTAAGTTAAATACTTCTGTTTTTCCGCCTTTTAGCAAATATTCTAGCCCTAAAACGTGGGCATCTGCTAAGTCGGATACATGGATATAATCGCGGATGCAGGTTCCGTCTGGTGTGGGGTAATCTGTGCCATAAATTGAAATGGCGTCTCGCTTGCCTAAAGCTGCAAATAAAATGAGGGGGATAAGGTGGGTTTCGGGGCTGTGATCTTCTCCGAGTAGTCCTTCTGGGTTTGCCCCGGCTGCGTTAAAATAACGAAAGCGAACTGATTTTAAGTTGTAGGCTATATCAAAGTCTGTGAGCATTTGCTCGACCATTAATTTAGAGGTTCCGTAGGGATTAATGGGGTTTTGGGGGTGGTCTTCGGTGAGGAGGGGTTGTTGGGGATAACCGTAGGTGGCGCAGGTTGAGGAAAAGACAAATTTATCAATTTTGTGGGCAACCATTGCTTCTAAAAGGGTGAGGGTTCCCACGCAATTGTTGCGATAATATTTAGCAGGATCGGTAACTGATTCGCCGACGTTGATATAAGCGGCAAAGTGCATGACGGCGGCAATGTTATGGGTAGAAAAAAGCTTGTCCAACAGGGGCCGGTCATTGGTATCTCCGACAACCATTTCTACTTGGAGGACGCTTTCGACGAGTTCGGGGTGGCCGTAGACTAGGTTATCTAAAATGATGACAGGATAACCGGCTTTTTTGAGGGCTAGTACAGCATGAGAGCCAATGTAGCCGGCGCCTCCTGTGACTAAAATGGTGGGTTTTTGTTCTGACACTTTTTTGAGATTTGGTGAATGATGAGTAATTAAATAATAACACTTAAAGTTTTGAAACTTTGGGGGTTGTTTTAAAGTTTGAAAAAAATTAGCTTTTTATTGATTTTTTTAGCGTAGACCTTAATATTTCGTTCTAAGTCTTCTAACCTTAAAATAGCATCTATCGCTAGGCTGGTCTTTAGGCCGGTATCTTTGAGGTATTGCCGGCGAAAATAGGTCATTGGTTCAGCATAAACCCGCGAAGTTGAAAGCGTTGGTTTTGGCCCGCACCAGTGGATGACAGAAGCATAGCTATCCTGTACAACCGGCCCAGTTTTGCTTAGTTGAAAGCGGTTTTTTATCTCTTGCTGATCGAAGTCTGGGACTAGCACTTGAATATCTTTTTGTTTAATGCGGAGTCGGCGTTCTTGATCGGCCCGAAAAATCATAAAATTGAGAAATCCCATTTCTCCATATTTAAAAACATCGGGGTGATCTTCGGTAAATTGCAAAATTTCTTCGTATTCTTCGAGACTAAAACAGCCTCGTGTACCAAAAAAAACGCCGGTGCAAAAATAATTGTTTCGATATTTTTGCCACACAAAACCGGGAAAATATTTTTTTATTAAGCCTATCTCGAAGAAAAAATGAGAAATAGAAAAATCGGAATACTCCGACACCGGCCTATCTACAATTATATCGGCCTCGGCAAAATTGGCATAACGAAGAATATTTCCCCAAATATTTGTATCTGCATCCAGCATCAAAAAATGCTTCCAGGGGCTTTCCCAAAAACCAATCATTTTAGTTTTCCCCCAGCCAAAACTTTTTTGCCGCAGTAGATCAAACTTGACAGTGGTGTGGTCAATAATTTTAACTTTATACATTTTTTCAATGGAATGATCAGAAAAAACTCCATCAAAAAGTAAGCAAATAGGAACCTCGCCTAAAAAATGACGGATACTCGCACAGCACCCTTTAGCAAACAAATAATCCGACGGGCAACACGCCACAATGATGCCAAAATCTTCCATAATTCCTCGATGCAGTGCCTGATGATAGATGAGGGTATTATTGGCTAAAACTTTGTCAATTAAAGAACCCCGTCAGAGGCCGGCTTAATTGCTCAATTAGGTGATCACTTTAGCACAAAAAGCCGCCCTAGAAGAAGGCAGCTTTTTTAATGATAAAAGATAGAGTGTTTCCCAACAGCGCCGCTGCGGTAAGCTAACTTGATAAATCAACCACCGGCCTAACTATTAATACTTGCCCGTGAGTTTTTTTTGAAGATGACAATGACGCCAAAATCTTCCATAAATTTCTCATCCAAAATTGTTAGAGGGTGAGAGGGCGTTTGACAGCCACTTTACTAGACGAGATTAACTTGGGCAATTGATGCCACACAACAACCTTTATACACCGGCCCTGCGGTTAAAATAAATCCCCAACAAGAATAAAAGTTTGTTTGATGGATGCCGGCGGGCCAATTGATTCTCCCAGAAGTCGAGATATCAACCCTCGCTTACTCTAGGTCATCAAACAAATCATCAGATTTTGGCCGGTCAGAAGTAATGAGAATTTCGGCATCTACTGCCTTCTTAATCAAACTAAGGCAGTAGAGGTTCTCAATGGCGCTTATCTGTTTGATAGTTCGTCGGTTAATTCGAGTTTGGTTGGGCGCATAATAAGTCAGGACAAAATAAAAGATTGATTAATCCACAGCAACAAAAGAAAGGGAAAGTTGCACAGCTTCGTTAGCACTCAAACTAGAGACACCTAAAGCACCGGAAGGGTTAATAGCTATATGACAAGTCGTTACACCCCCGTTTGTTAAAAATCTAGGCGCAATAAAGCCTGCTATTTGAGCCGGTCTAAATCCTGTCGGCAAAACTAACGGAAACCCATAATCACTGAAATTAACTGAAACGCTAATATATCCCTCTACAAGCACGGTTTGGCCAATTTTTCTACATCTAGCTGGTCTATTGACAGAAGGAAGACTCCACCCTGAATTAAGACTTAGGTTAATCCATCCAGAATCTTGAAAAAAAACACTAGGTTTATTTACAATTCTTTCCCACGTTAACTCACTATCTCTAGCAATCGCCGGATCTATCTGATTCTCAGGGATTGGACCCCTAACTCTTCTCAGCATATAAAACCGCCTCACTAGGAAGCGGCATAAAGTTTTCTATAAACGAATTCCAGGAGCAATACCGACTTTCACTGCCTGACCTGTTCCCGCTGTGGTGCCGGCAACAACTCTGTCCCCTGTAATCCAATCACTCCACTGAAGACCGGGGTCAAGACCAAAGGTGCTGTTAGTTGCGCTGGGGTTTGTTGGTGTTGCCCCGCTACCAGTGCCAACCAAGACAAAAATAGCGGACGTTCCCTCGTTGGTTATTGTCACCAATCTCGGAACAGTAGGCGTTGCCACAGCGGGCACCAATTCCACCCCAGCAGCAATGTTTGTGACGCTAACAGAAGTTGTGGCTGTAGTGCCGGGAAACCATTGCGTGCTGTTAAAGGCTGTGTTTCGTGTTTGAAAAATCGCCATAAGCTTACCTATGTAAAATCGCTGAACGCCCTTGTAAAATCATCACCGCTATCATTAGTGGACTGCCTTTTGATGTACCCGTGATGTACTGATAAGAAACCTTCAATATCTGCTATTTTGCTTGCATTCTCAGCTTGCTTAAACTTAGCTATAGATGCTAGGGACTTTAACTTAAATTCTAGGTTGTTGATTTCAGTTGCTAGATTATCTATGCTCTTCTCTAAGTCTCTCTTGTTTCGGTGTTGAGCATTAACTATGTTCACGATAATAGTTACAACAGCAGCCGCACCTACAATGAAAGCAAAAAATTCAGTTGCCGACATTTTAGATAGGATATCGGCAAGAAATAAGGGGTGGTTAATCACATCGTTAAATACTCCAATAACTTAAGTTGACAGACCACAATTGCTCTGCTGAGTACCTACTACTCATTTTCCACTTAGCCTCAAAAGTTATGTCTTGGTTAATTTCGGGGAAAAGATTAAAAACTGTAATTGTAGGCACTGACTCTACTTTAAAAGTCTTAAATTCAGACTTTAGACCGCCAACGTCAAATCTAATTTGACAGCTAGAGAAATTCTTATCGAAATTAGCCGATGCAAATTCAACTTTTACGATGACCTTATCTGCTAAAGCTGAGTTGATTGTGGGCATAGAATGCCAGAGAAGCCAATTGCTTTGGGGGTTAACTGAACCAATATATGCCCACATTTAGTTAAGCCGTCGGCATTTCTGGGGGTGGTACTAACACTGGTGGCGTTAGCATTTCTGGGGGTGGAACTGGTGCCGGTGATGGAGGTTGTACCGTTGTTTCAGACTGCGTTTCTGCTAATTTTTGAGCAAAAACTTCTGATGCTTTTGGCGCGGCCGATACAAGTGGCTTGCTCACCACGTCTAAAAATTCTTGTTCATTTAATGGTTTTCCGCCATACCAAATAATATAAGCATGAGGAATAGCATCTTTCAATCGCCCATCTTTCTTCACGTCCATTTCTGTACGCATGTCGACGATTCGGTAGACGATTTGCGTATATTTGCGCGAATACTGACTAAATGGCAAAGAACCTAGGGGATAAGCCTCTACCGATTCAACCGGGAAATTGTTTCTTTTAGCTATTGATTCGCAATTCTCTATCACTACAGGGATGTTACCAATCCCTTGCACATCTTGCCAAGCCATTATTGTTGCCTTCCAAAGTAATCAAGAATAGTAGCATATTAGCGCGAAAACAGCGACAAACTGTTTATTATGCAGCAGACCAGTCACGGCGTGGTTTAATTATTTTCCAGCCTTCTGGCAAGTTGTTTTCTCGAACTTGTGCGCAGAAAGTTGTTATTGTATCAACTGAGCCAGCACCTCCGTTAATGCCCACCGATGCAATAACGAGGCCAACCTTTGCAGGCTTGGGAATAGTAGAACCCCAAACATAAGTCTGAACCTGATCTGGGTCGCACAGAGATATACCTAAAGTTGTCAATACACCTAACGCTAACAATTGTTCGTATTGGTCGACGTGCATATTCCAAGCGTAGTTAATACCACCAACAATTACAAAGACGGATCTGCTTTGACCTCTAAGTGTAACGGGCTTAAATCTAGCCCTTTTAGTGATCTTCCAGTTTTGTGCGCTGGCATTTGCCAATGTTGTACCTATTGCACCAAAGGTAGTAGTGGATTGACCTATCACAATACCCGGTAGTTTGAATTTTGGAGGCTTTGGAGAGTTTGCACCTATAAAGCCCCTAGCCGGTGGAGTTGCAACGTCTAATAGAGTTACGCCAATGGCAGTTAAAGCCGTTGTGGTTACGCCTTGCCCCACAGCATCTAAAGCGGTACTGTCAAAGACGTAAGTACCCGCCAAACCTGCGTCTACAATGTAGCGTTTTTTGTTTTGTTTGTTTAAACTCATTTTGTTCTCCTTTAAACCTCACATTCCACACCCTAGCACGCTGCAAACTGTCGTCAATCCCTGAAAACCGCTGTAATGAACTTAAGTCCAAACCTCCCCCCCCTTTGGGGGAGAACGTTGCACAAAAATTTTTTGAGCGATTTTAAAAATCTTTAATATTGGCTGGTTTCTCTTGCGATTGCCAGCAAATCTTCTATGGCCTTCTCTTCACTGACTCCGAACTCAGTCATAACCTTTTTGATGAGAGTGCACCGGGGAAAGTACGACCTGCGATGCGTCCTATTCTTTCTTAACGAGCGTCTACTGCGTGTTGATAGACTTGCAAGGATTAAATGCTGTTGATAGGTCATTGTCATAGTTTTAATCTATCATCATCTGAGCTACAAGAGCATCCCAATTACTAGGCTTCTGGTCAGGCCACAAAAATAGTTTTTGCTTTAAAATTTCAACCCTTTGCCCATCATAAGATCGAATTTTACCCACGTTCGGATCGCTGCTTCTTTTATGCCTAATAAAAAGTATTGAGTAAGGATACATTCTTTCATTTGAGAGGCTTATTTCGGTCGCTGGAATATTACCCCCATCTGTTTTGTGACCGGGGGTAAATCTTCTCACTGTTACATTATCCGATAACTGTAATAGGTTGTTAACAAGTTCTTTCCCGCTTGCCTCGCTATCACACCATACTTGCATCTGACCATTGTTCGATAATTCAGCGCTCATTCTATAGATGCCATTAAGATAACCGTTAGTACCTCCTGTACCAGCAAGCCGCTTGATTCTGTCGAAATCATTTAGATACAAAACGTTAAAGTCAGGTATTTTGTAATTACCTGAAATCTTACCCCGTCTAGGAATCGGGGCTTTACCCATAGGCAAATTATAAAACTGTATATGTGCCTCCCATCCAGTTGTCGGGGGAATTCTTTTCAACACCCTGTCGTCAACTGTATCTGAGAAAACAACCCCAACATCTTTTGAGCGCATAAACTGCTCATTAGTAATTAGTTGCACTGCTTGAGCTTTTACTATTTCTGTAGGGCCGGCTAACACATATCTTTCGGTCAAAATCTCTCTATTAGGCATTACCTCAATAACTCTATCTGTGCCGATGATTTGCTGTCTTTGAATATTAGTTTGCGCTCTGAAATTATCCATAGTACCCGCAATAACAAAGAACGCCTCAGCGCAACTTTCCCAGGTTTCTTCCCAGGCTTCCTCTATAAACTGCTCTATCCCGTCTGGCAAGGATTCTATAACATCATTTACTATTTTTGCCGCACTAATAATCGGCCCGCCTTTTTTGCCCCAATCGTCAACTTTACTGCCAAATAACGGCCTAAAAACTTCTTTCAATAATGACCTAACAGTTTTAAAGCCCCACAAAAAAACGTTGTGAGTTAACTTGATAAAAGTGTTTCGTAGTAACGCTACCCACGCCCCTACAACTTCATCCACCGCCTCCTCTGTGACTGCCGCCGTTACAGAAGCTAAAGCTAAAGGGTTGATTTTAGCTACTACCGCTGAACCTAGACCGCCGCACACAATCCACCCTAAAGTTTGCCCAACGGCGCCCCCAGCCATGCCGGCCAAAGCAAGTAAATTGCCTCTTATTCTCGCATCTATGGCTTGATCCGACATATTCCAGTTGAAGGTGTACAAGAAACGCACAGCACCGAAAATAAACTGCATTGCTGCAATAAAGGTAAAAGCCTTAACAAACGCGGTAACTACAAGTTTTGTTAGGGCAACCAAAAACCCTTTAACACCCCCTGCTTTGAAAGCAAGCGATAAAGCTTTAACGCCTAATCTTAAAGCAATATTTTTACCGATATTAGAAGCAATTGTTATAGCAAAAACTATTGCTGGTGCTGCCATTGTCTTAATCCTCTCACTGTTTCAAATAAAATTACAAATTACAAATCAACCCCGTCATCTTTAACTTGCCCTAAATCAACAATTCGGGGTCTACTATCAAAGCTTTGGCCGTAAGGATTTCCAGCAGTACCATCAGTTGTACCGCTATTTCCAAACTGCAATTCTGTTTGGTCGATAAAATCATCAAAGTCTCTATCATTCTTTTCTTTGTCCGGTGCGTCCTGTTTAACTAAACGTTTCAAGATATCTTCTATTTCAGCATCCGTAGCATCTTTGTTGTATTGCACGGTATGAATAGCTTTTGTTACCATAGCCGCCTCTATAATATGCCTTAACATTTCTGTTAAAGTTTCGGAACCTTTCGAGAATTCATTTAAATCTATTGGTAGATTGGATGGCTTCATAAGAGCGTCTAATTCTTCATCGGAATTAGCTTCGTTAGCTAAAGCGCCTGACATTGCATCGTCTGGCAAAAAGAAAGTCGCTGGTATTTCGCGTTTTTTGGGTTCTATTTTAAAAGCCCCTCCCATAGCATCAATAATCGCCTCTAGCGAAAAGTTTGCTTTTGTTGCCTGTTGCCTGCCTACATGACTTTCTAGCAAAGTATTCCAAACCATTCTTTTAATACTCATTTCATCATCTTGCAATTGAGATAATAAAAGGATGATTTGAGATACGCCAGTAGCAAGATCAGGTATAAACATTGGCACTTTTTTGATTATCGTTTGAGGTGTCCCGCTTGAATCCATCTCTGTTACTGCTGTGTCAACTTCTAATTGTTGACCCCAGCCACCCAACATTGCCGTTAAATTTTCGATACTCCACTTAAACATCTGGGGTAACGACTCTAAATCCACCATTTCTTGTGGATTAACAAAATCAAAAATTCCGGCTTCATCGCCATCGGTATCAATTATATATTTAGGGATATTAATTTTATCACCGGCCCCTAAAAACTTTCTAATTAGCTCGATACCTTCATTTAATCTTGCGTTTGAATCATTGCTGCATTCACACATATTGTCATCCTCATTTTCTAATAATGGATAAGAGGGGTTAGTTATTCTGTTAATGTCGTCAATTGATGGCAGTGTCCAAGGGTGATCCGTGCAGGCTATGTGATAGCCGGTTGCCGTCCAACTAATCACCGAACCTCCTAACCAAATAGTGTTACCAGGGCCCCAACACGAAATATTTTGATGAGTATGTGCTGGAGTTTGGCCTGCAAAAATACCAGCAAAACCGCCTTCTATAGCCCTAGGAATACCGCCTTTGTATATAACCCAAGTTCCCCCCGGTATATCAACCCAGTTAGATCCGTACCATCCCATAATGGTATG
This genomic window from Ancylothrix sp. D3o contains:
- the galE gene encoding UDP-glucose 4-epimerase GalE, whose protein sequence is MSEQKPTILVTGGAGYIGSHAVLALKKAGYPVIILDNLVYGHPELVESVLQVEMVVGDTNDRPLLDKLFSTHNIAAVMHFAAYINVGESVTDPAKYYRNNCVGTLTLLEAMVAHKIDKFVFSSTCATYGYPQQPLLTEDHPQNPINPYGTSKLMVEQMLTDFDIAYNLKSVRFRYFNAAGANPEGLLGEDHSPETHLIPLILFAALGKRDAISIYGTDYPTPDGTCIRDYIHVSDLADAHVLGLEYLLKGGKTEVFNLGNGNGFSVKEVIETAKIVTGKNIKAIECDRRPGDPPLLVGSSAKAKEILGWTPQYADIKQILTDAWRWHQKRHKID
- the secD gene encoding protein translocase subunit SecD encodes the protein MQKQTPTLVLIAVLLLAAITILVTIPIRLGLDLQGGAQLTIQIKTTNEIKQITPEMLEAVESVVRNRIDALGVAEPVVQTVGKDQILVQLPGVNDPKQAERVLGGTAQLDFREEISNPEVTAQLNVRQQELQELLAKQVELEKKNEAEATAQNEAAIRQKADQINTLSEQLYKSVGLKGNNLKEAYAQPDQTGQTWNVGLRFDTEGGEKFAQITKNLAGTGRRIGIFLDENLISSPTVPAQFATTGISGGQAIIEGRFTVETANELAVQLRGGSLPVPVEIVENRTVGATLGRDSIQSSIYAGVGGLLLVLIFMAVYYRLPGLIADAALIIYSVLTMAAFALLGVTLSLPGIAGFVLSIGMAVDANVLIFERTREELRAGKTLYRSVESGFYRAFSSILDGNVTTLIACAALFWLGSGLVKGFALTLALGVAISMFTALTCSRTFMFVAITLPKLRKPELFCPNLDKSAVKS
- a CDS encoding WD40 repeat domain-containing protein, whose product is MEWQKAQLTSTISERSGPVADLTFSPDGRLLACGSCDSSVKLWDIETGQRLRSVFGYPLGVNAVAISPEGKTLAVGAPDGSVDLWGIETGQHLLTLRGKGRITSLAFTPQGKTLICGSDPSFSDTLFASPSAQSSNSIHQKAGNINIWHLASASLLHTLGESEDTVNALSISACGKIIATGHRDNTVKVWDIKAPAQPRYIFNDHTDAVYGIAISPDSQIIASGSGDKTIKLWHLKTGTYSSLIGHADAIYDVIFSPDGNFLASSSGDGTIVIWQLKTGQKISTLSGYTQHLNSVNTIAFSPNGKKLASGCGDGTIKIWNLS
- a CDS encoding alpha-ketoacid dehydrogenase subunit beta, which encodes MAETLFFNALREAIDEEMARDPSVFVLGEDVGHYGGSYKVTKDLYKKYGDLRVLDTPIAENSFTGMAVGAAMTGLRPIIEGMNMGFLLLAFNQIANNAGMLRYTSGGNYKIPMVIRGPGGVGRQLGAEHSQRLEAYFQAVPGLKIVACSTPYNAKGLLKAAIRNDNPVLFFEHVLLYNLKENLPDHEYLVPLDKAEIVRKGKDVTILTYSRMRHHVVQAVKPLEKEGFDPEVIDLISLKPLDMETIGASIRKTHRVIIVEECMKTGGIAAELTASINERFFDELDAPVLRLSSQDIPTPYNGNLERLTIVQPEQIVEAVQKMVAMRV